One region of Micromonospora ureilytica genomic DNA includes:
- the recG gene encoding ATP-dependent DNA helicase RecG, translated as MSEPATVDTPLKKLVGDKTAKALASHLDLHTAGDLVYHFPRRYDERGEHTDIRALDVGEQVTVLAQVQRTAVRPMRQRRGNLLEVTVGDGSGGVLTLTFFGNQAWRERELRPGRWGLFAGKVTEFRSKRQLNGPEYVLLGEGGDGEAAVSDDIEEFAGALIPVYPAAAAVPTWVIARCVRVVLDTFTPPDDPLPSAVRASRKLVGLGAALTEIHRPSSKEALHQARRRLKWDEAFAVQVTLVQRKHRAADWPARPRPARPGGLLEAFDARLPYELTAGQREVGVEIAADLATPHPMHRLLQGEVGSGKTVVALRAMLQVVDAGGQAALLAPTEVLAAQHHRGMLDLLGPLGRAGELGSAETATRVELVTGSLGAVARRRALGEVASGAAGIVLGTHALLYEGVDFADLGLVVVDEQHRFGVEQRDALRAKADQPPHVLVMTATPIPRTVAMTVYGDLEVSTLSQLPRGRSPIASHVVPAAEKPAYLDRAWRRLREEVTAGHQAYVVCPRIGDGPTGDEEPPAEDDNGRRPPLAVTEVAPLLAEGPLHGLRIGVLHGRLPADEKDAVMRSFAAGDLDVLVATTVVEVGVDVPNATVMIVLDADRFGVSQLHQLRGRVGRGAAAGLCLLVSEAAEGSSARERLDAVASTSDGFKLAELDLEQRREGDVLGATQSGRRSHLRLLSLRRDADLIRDARAEAITLIEDDPELTRSPALAASVAALVDEDRAEYLEKG; from the coding sequence ATGAGCGAACCAGCCACGGTGGACACTCCGCTGAAGAAGCTGGTCGGGGACAAGACAGCCAAGGCGCTGGCCTCGCACCTCGACCTGCACACCGCGGGCGACCTGGTCTACCACTTCCCGCGTCGCTACGACGAGCGTGGTGAGCACACCGACATCCGCGCACTGGACGTCGGTGAGCAGGTCACCGTGCTGGCCCAGGTGCAGCGCACAGCGGTGCGCCCGATGCGTCAGCGGCGGGGCAACCTGCTGGAGGTGACCGTCGGCGACGGCTCCGGCGGGGTGCTGACGTTGACCTTCTTCGGCAACCAGGCGTGGCGCGAGCGGGAGCTGCGCCCCGGCCGTTGGGGCCTGTTCGCCGGCAAGGTCACCGAGTTCCGCAGCAAACGGCAGCTCAACGGCCCGGAGTACGTCCTGCTCGGCGAGGGTGGCGACGGCGAGGCGGCGGTCAGCGACGACATCGAGGAGTTCGCCGGGGCGCTGATCCCCGTCTACCCGGCCGCCGCGGCCGTGCCGACCTGGGTGATCGCGCGCTGCGTGCGTGTCGTACTGGACACGTTCACCCCGCCGGACGATCCACTGCCGAGCGCCGTGCGGGCGAGCCGCAAGCTGGTCGGGTTGGGTGCCGCGCTGACCGAGATCCACCGGCCGTCCAGCAAGGAGGCGCTGCACCAGGCGCGGCGGCGACTCAAGTGGGACGAGGCCTTCGCCGTCCAGGTGACCCTGGTGCAGCGCAAGCACCGGGCGGCCGACTGGCCGGCCCGGCCCCGCCCGGCGCGCCCGGGCGGGCTGCTGGAAGCCTTCGACGCACGACTCCCGTACGAGCTGACGGCCGGTCAGCGCGAGGTGGGTGTGGAGATCGCGGCCGATCTGGCCACCCCGCACCCCATGCACCGCCTGTTGCAGGGCGAGGTGGGCTCGGGCAAGACGGTGGTGGCGCTGCGGGCGATGCTCCAGGTGGTCGACGCGGGCGGGCAGGCCGCACTGCTGGCTCCCACCGAGGTGTTGGCCGCCCAGCACCACCGCGGCATGCTCGACCTGCTCGGGCCCCTCGGGCGGGCCGGCGAGCTGGGCTCCGCCGAGACCGCCACCCGGGTCGAGCTGGTCACCGGCTCGCTGGGCGCGGTGGCCCGCCGTCGGGCGCTCGGCGAGGTGGCCAGCGGTGCCGCCGGCATCGTGCTCGGCACCCACGCCCTGCTGTACGAGGGGGTCGACTTCGCCGACCTCGGCCTGGTGGTCGTCGACGAGCAGCACCGCTTCGGCGTCGAGCAGCGCGACGCCCTGCGGGCCAAGGCCGACCAGCCGCCGCACGTGCTGGTGATGACGGCCACCCCGATCCCGCGCACGGTGGCGATGACCGTCTACGGCGACCTGGAGGTCTCCACGCTCTCTCAGCTGCCCAGGGGGCGGTCGCCGATCGCCTCGCACGTGGTGCCGGCCGCCGAGAAGCCGGCCTACCTGGACCGGGCCTGGCGTCGGCTGCGCGAGGAGGTGACCGCCGGCCACCAGGCGTACGTGGTGTGCCCGCGGATCGGCGACGGACCGACTGGCGATGAGGAACCGCCGGCCGAGGACGACAACGGTCGGCGGCCACCGCTGGCGGTGACCGAAGTGGCTCCGCTGCTGGCCGAGGGCCCGCTGCACGGCCTGCGCATCGGGGTGCTGCACGGTCGTCTGCCGGCCGACGAGAAGGACGCGGTGATGCGGTCCTTCGCGGCCGGCGACCTGGACGTGCTGGTGGCGACGACAGTGGTCGAGGTCGGCGTGGACGTGCCGAACGCGACGGTGATGATCGTGCTGGACGCCGACCGGTTCGGTGTCTCCCAGCTGCACCAGCTGCGGGGCCGGGTCGGCCGGGGCGCCGCTGCCGGGCTCTGTCTGCTGGTCAGCGAGGCGGCCGAGGGTTCGTCGGCACGGGAGCGGCTGGACGCGGTGGCGTCCACGAGCGACGGTTTCAAGCTCGCCGAACTCGATCTGGAGCAGCGCCGTGAGGGCGACGTGCTGGGCGCCACCCAGTCCGGGCGCCGCTCGCACCTGCGGTTGCTGTCCCTGCGACGCGACGCCGACCTGATCCGCGACGCCCGCGCCGAGGCGATCACCCTGATCGAGGACGACCCGGAGCTGACCCGCAGTCCGGCGCTGGCCGCGTCGGTGGCCGCACTTGTGGACGAGGACCGCGCGGAGTACCTGGAAAAGGGCTGA
- a CDS encoding DAK2 domain-containing protein: protein MLDTLDAAAVRRWCASGLAALKRHQGEIDQLNVYPVPDGDTGTNLVLTLTSAQQALAMDLDTLPDSGPTAHGHALRLMAQGALLGARGNSGVILSQILRGFADQVAGAPAVRGRELAAALRSGTAAAYAAVSRPVEGTMLTVVAAAAAAAEGTDSDDLPTVAGVAARAAAEALARTPEQLPALARAGVVDAGGRGLCVLLDALVEVLTGERTARPAPTPRSARPAATVARETGSEEYAYEVQFLLDARGEAVAGLRRALDALGDSLVVVGDGREPEGTWNVHVHVNDVGAAVEAGVAAGRPYRISVTRFADEPQSPPGPVVAGRAAVVVATGGGIADLFAAEGATVVPGNPSIGELLDAVRSTGAARVVVLPNDPNTEAVASAAAREAHRHGIKVSVVPTRSPVQALAALAVRDADRRFEDDVIAMAEAAGACRYAEVCHASREALTVAGPCRPGDVLALVEGEVHLIGTDLTDTCAAVVDRMLGGGGEMVTLLAGVDAPAGLTDAVRAHVARRWPFVEVHAYPGGQPFYPLLVGIE, encoded by the coding sequence GTGCTGGACACCCTCGACGCCGCCGCGGTCCGCCGCTGGTGCGCGAGCGGGTTGGCCGCACTGAAGCGCCACCAGGGCGAGATCGACCAGCTCAACGTCTATCCGGTGCCCGACGGCGACACCGGCACCAACCTGGTGCTCACCCTCACCTCGGCCCAGCAGGCCCTCGCCATGGATCTGGACACTCTCCCCGACAGTGGGCCGACCGCGCACGGGCACGCGCTGCGGCTGATGGCCCAGGGCGCGCTGCTCGGCGCACGGGGCAACTCCGGGGTGATCCTCTCGCAGATCCTGCGCGGTTTCGCCGACCAGGTCGCCGGGGCGCCGGCGGTCCGTGGCCGGGAGCTGGCCGCCGCGCTGCGGTCCGGCACCGCCGCCGCGTACGCCGCGGTCTCCCGGCCGGTCGAGGGCACAATGCTCACAGTGGTCGCGGCGGCCGCCGCCGCGGCCGAGGGCACGGACAGCGACGACCTGCCGACGGTGGCCGGCGTCGCGGCCCGGGCGGCGGCCGAGGCGCTCGCCCGGACCCCGGAGCAACTGCCGGCGCTGGCCCGCGCCGGCGTGGTCGACGCCGGTGGCCGAGGGCTCTGCGTGCTGCTCGACGCCCTGGTCGAGGTGCTGACCGGGGAGCGTACGGCCCGGCCCGCGCCGACGCCGCGCTCCGCCCGCCCGGCGGCCACCGTCGCCCGCGAGACCGGTTCGGAGGAATACGCGTACGAGGTGCAGTTCCTGCTCGATGCCCGAGGCGAAGCGGTGGCCGGGTTGCGGCGGGCCCTGGACGCGTTGGGAGATTCGCTCGTCGTCGTCGGCGACGGGCGTGAGCCGGAAGGCACCTGGAACGTGCACGTGCACGTCAACGACGTGGGCGCGGCGGTCGAGGCCGGTGTCGCCGCCGGCCGCCCGTACCGGATCTCGGTGACCCGTTTCGCCGATGAGCCGCAGTCGCCCCCCGGCCCGGTGGTGGCCGGCCGGGCCGCGGTGGTGGTGGCCACCGGCGGCGGCATCGCCGACCTGTTCGCGGCGGAGGGCGCCACAGTGGTGCCGGGCAACCCGTCCATCGGCGAGTTGCTCGACGCCGTCCGCAGCACCGGCGCGGCCCGGGTCGTGGTGCTGCCCAACGACCCCAACACCGAGGCGGTGGCGAGCGCGGCAGCCCGCGAGGCCCATCGGCACGGCATCAAGGTGAGCGTGGTGCCGACCCGCTCACCCGTGCAGGCGTTGGCCGCCCTCGCGGTCCGCGACGCTGACCGCCGTTTCGAGGACGACGTCATCGCGATGGCCGAGGCGGCCGGCGCCTGCCGTTACGCCGAGGTCTGCCATGCCAGCCGGGAGGCGCTGACCGTGGCCGGTCCGTGCCGCCCCGGTGACGTGTTGGCGCTGGTGGAGGGTGAGGTGCACCTGATCGGCACCGATCTCACCGACACCTGCGCGGCAGTTGTCGACCGGATGCTCGGTGGTGGCGGCGAGATGGTCACCCTGCTGGCCGGGGTGGACGCTCCGGCCGGGCTCACCGATGCCGTCCGCGCGCACGTCGCGCGACGTTGGCCGTTCGTCGAGGTGCACGCGTACCCTGGCGGCCAGCCTTTTTATCCGCTCCTGGTAGGGATCGAATGA
- the rpmB gene encoding 50S ribosomal protein L28, producing MASVCDVCGKGPGFGHNVSHSHRRTNRRWNPNIQSVRTPAGGGNTKKLQVCTSCIKAGKVTRA from the coding sequence GTGGCTAGCGTGTGCGACGTCTGTGGCAAGGGACCGGGCTTCGGCCACAACGTGTCCCACTCGCACCGGCGGACCAACCGCCGCTGGAACCCGAACATCCAGTCGGTGCGTACCCCGGCCGGTGGCGGCAACACCAAGAAGTTGCAGGTCTGCACCTCGTGCATCAAGGCCGGCAAGGTCACCCGCGCCTGA
- a CDS encoding GNAT family N-acetyltransferase, with the protein MSEIEIRVVRFDAPVAQHLIHAALADLGARYGGTGDDTPVDAAEFEPPDGAFLVAYLAGEPVGCGGWRSHGADTAELKRMYTAPAARGRGVARAVLAAVERSAREHCRKRVVLECGDKQPEAIAMYGSAGYERIPNFGFYKDAEGCISFGRTL; encoded by the coding sequence GTGAGTGAGATCGAGATCCGGGTGGTGCGGTTCGACGCACCTGTGGCACAGCACCTGATCCACGCCGCACTGGCCGACCTCGGCGCCCGCTACGGCGGCACCGGCGACGACACCCCGGTGGACGCGGCCGAGTTCGAGCCGCCCGATGGCGCGTTCCTCGTCGCCTACCTGGCTGGCGAGCCGGTCGGCTGCGGTGGCTGGCGCAGCCACGGCGCGGACACCGCGGAGCTGAAGCGGATGTACACGGCACCTGCGGCGCGGGGGCGGGGGGTGGCCCGCGCGGTGCTGGCGGCCGTGGAGCGCTCAGCCCGCGAGCACTGCCGCAAGCGGGTGGTGCTGGAGTGCGGCGACAAGCAGCCCGAGGCGATTGCCATGTACGGCTCCGCCGGGTACGAGCGGATCCCGAACTTCGGCTTCTACAAGGACGCGGAGGGTTGCATCTCCTTCGGCCGCACCCTCTGA
- a CDS encoding thiamine-phosphate kinase: protein MSEHGGAGQHGRNARGGVGVSGIGEFGLIGKITARLSYGPTTLLGPGDDAAVVAAPDGRVAASTDVLVDGRHFRRDWSSARDVGHRAAAANLADIAAMGATPTALLVALCMPADLDTGWAEELADGLSAEAATVGASVVGGDMSASPTLTVAVTALGDLAGRPPVLRSGARPGDVLALAGRTGYAAAGLTVLTRGFRTPRLLVEAYRRPEVPYRAGPQAAELGATSMIDVSDGLLADLGHVSAASGVAIDVRREGFEVPRQMADAAQALGVDPYTWILAGGDDHALAATFPPAAVLPPGWRPIGLVTDGAGVTVDGGAYDGPTGWDHFR, encoded by the coding sequence GTGAGCGAGCACGGCGGAGCCGGGCAGCACGGGCGGAACGCCCGCGGTGGCGTCGGTGTGTCCGGGATCGGGGAGTTCGGGCTGATCGGGAAGATCACCGCCCGGCTGTCGTACGGGCCGACGACCCTGCTCGGCCCGGGCGACGACGCGGCGGTGGTGGCCGCGCCGGACGGCCGGGTGGCGGCCTCCACCGACGTGCTCGTCGACGGCCGGCACTTTCGGCGGGACTGGTCCTCGGCCCGCGACGTCGGCCACCGGGCGGCAGCGGCCAACCTGGCGGACATCGCGGCGATGGGTGCCACGCCGACCGCCCTGCTTGTGGCTCTCTGCATGCCGGCGGACCTGGACACCGGCTGGGCGGAGGAGTTGGCCGACGGGCTCTCCGCGGAGGCGGCGACGGTCGGCGCGAGTGTCGTCGGCGGGGACATGTCGGCCAGCCCCACCCTGACCGTCGCGGTCACCGCGCTGGGTGACCTGGCGGGCCGTCCGCCCGTGCTGCGCTCGGGGGCCCGACCCGGGGACGTGCTCGCCCTGGCCGGACGCACCGGGTACGCGGCAGCCGGTTTGACAGTGCTGACCAGGGGTTTCCGTACCCCCCGGCTGTTGGTCGAGGCGTACCGGCGGCCGGAGGTGCCCTACCGGGCTGGCCCGCAGGCCGCCGAACTCGGTGCCACCTCCATGATCGACGTGTCGGACGGGCTCCTCGCCGACCTCGGGCACGTCTCGGCGGCCAGCGGGGTGGCGATCGACGTACGCCGCGAGGGGTTCGAGGTGCCCCGGCAGATGGCAGACGCGGCGCAGGCGCTCGGCGTCGACCCGTACACCTGGATCCTCGCCGGTGGCGACGACCACGCGCTGGCCGCGACCTTCCCCCCGGCGGCGGTGCTGCCGCCGGGCTGGCGGCCGATCGGCCTGGTTACCGACGGTGCCGGCGTGACTGTCGACGGCGGTGCCTACGACGGCCCGACCGGCTGGGACCACTTCCGCTGA
- a CDS encoding Lrp/AsnC ligand binding domain-containing protein: MVQAYILIQTEVGRARDVAGLIADIPGVVRVDAVTGPYDVVVLTEANTVDELGKLIVSKVQMVPGITRTLTCSVVRL, encoded by the coding sequence GTGGTACAGGCGTACATCCTCATCCAGACCGAGGTCGGCCGCGCACGTGACGTGGCGGGGCTCATCGCGGACATCCCCGGCGTGGTACGCGTCGACGCCGTCACCGGGCCGTACGACGTGGTCGTCCTCACCGAGGCGAACACCGTCGACGAGCTCGGCAAGCTCATCGTCAGCAAGGTGCAGATGGTGCCCGGCATCACCCGCACCCTCACGTGTTCGGTGGTGCGGCTGTAA
- a CDS encoding DUF3515 family protein: MTTSSSLDDDAARDAADGTAEPADGIRESTDPAAAAPAGRDRTMRGAALLATLIALPITLLVAVLAFSKLSPDAPAAAPTPSATSARVQSTAPVEMAAPALAARPATVCRALLSQLPASIRDLAQRPVTAGPEQNAAYGDPALTVACGGTEPTVPSTDEVWTVNQVCWHLAEQADAAVLSTVDRETLITVRVPRSYEQPLQWLPTISSTIVASVPSGGAIPSGCQR, from the coding sequence ATGACGACCTCCTCCTCCCTGGACGACGACGCGGCGCGCGACGCGGCCGATGGCACGGCCGAGCCGGCTGACGGTATCCGCGAGTCGACCGATCCTGCCGCTGCCGCGCCGGCCGGTCGCGATCGGACCATGCGCGGCGCGGCCCTACTGGCCACGTTGATCGCGCTGCCGATCACGCTGCTGGTGGCCGTGCTGGCCTTCAGCAAGCTCAGCCCGGACGCGCCGGCCGCCGCGCCGACACCCTCCGCGACCAGCGCCCGGGTGCAGTCCACAGCCCCGGTGGAGATGGCCGCCCCGGCGCTGGCCGCCCGCCCGGCGACGGTCTGCCGGGCCCTGCTCTCCCAGCTCCCGGCGAGCATCCGCGACCTGGCCCAGCGGCCGGTCACCGCCGGTCCGGAGCAGAACGCCGCGTACGGCGACCCCGCGCTCACCGTGGCCTGCGGCGGCACCGAGCCGACAGTCCCCAGCACGGACGAGGTCTGGACGGTCAACCAGGTCTGCTGGCACCTGGCCGAGCAGGCCGACGCGGCGGTCCTCTCCACGGTCGACCGGGAGACGCTGATCACCGTGCGCGTCCCGCGCTCGTACGAGCAGCCGTTGCAGTGGTTGCCGACGATCTCCAGCACGATCGTGGCGAGCGTGCCCTCCGGCGGCGCCATCCCGTCCGGCTGCCAGCGCTGA
- a CDS encoding D-alanine--D-alanine ligase family protein produces MTTPGKTRVAIVFGGRSPEHGISCVSAGSVFGALDPDEFEVVPVGITRAGQWVLTNGDPAQLAINARQLPEITADSGDDIVLRADPTGNGLMVLDPTEGPRALADVDVVFPVLHGTYGEDGTIQGMLEMAGIPYVGANVFASAAAMDKEFTKKLCAVEGIPVGTYAVLRNGMTLSEQDKDRLGLPVFVKPSRAGSSFGVSKVTDWAELDAAVAAARQFDPKVIIEAAIVGREIECGVLEGEAGGAPEASVLAEVRVVADHDFYDFEAKYLDDSCEYDIPANLPEKVTRQVQEYAVRAFTALDCAGLARADFFVTPELDVYLNEINTMPGFTPTSMFPRMWAASGLEYPKLVNRLIRTAQRRGVGLH; encoded by the coding sequence GTGACCACCCCAGGCAAGACCCGCGTGGCGATCGTCTTCGGCGGCCGCAGCCCGGAGCACGGCATCTCCTGCGTCAGCGCCGGCAGCGTGTTCGGGGCACTCGACCCGGACGAGTTCGAGGTGGTGCCGGTGGGCATCACCCGGGCCGGCCAGTGGGTGCTGACCAACGGGGATCCCGCCCAGCTCGCGATCAACGCCCGTCAGCTGCCGGAGATCACCGCCGACTCCGGCGACGACATCGTGCTGCGCGCCGACCCCACCGGCAACGGACTGATGGTGCTCGACCCGACCGAGGGCCCCCGGGCGCTGGCCGACGTGGACGTGGTCTTCCCGGTGCTGCACGGCACCTACGGCGAGGACGGCACCATCCAGGGAATGCTGGAGATGGCCGGCATCCCCTACGTCGGAGCGAACGTGTTCGCCTCCGCGGCGGCCATGGACAAGGAGTTCACCAAGAAGCTCTGTGCCGTCGAGGGCATCCCGGTCGGCACGTACGCGGTGCTGCGCAACGGCATGACGCTCAGCGAGCAGGACAAGGATCGGCTCGGCCTGCCGGTCTTCGTCAAGCCGTCCCGGGCCGGGTCGTCGTTCGGCGTCAGCAAGGTCACCGACTGGGCCGAGCTGGACGCGGCGGTCGCCGCCGCCCGGCAGTTCGACCCGAAGGTCATCATCGAGGCCGCGATCGTCGGCCGCGAGATCGAGTGCGGTGTGCTGGAGGGCGAGGCCGGTGGCGCGCCCGAGGCGTCCGTGCTGGCCGAGGTGCGGGTCGTCGCCGACCACGACTTCTACGACTTCGAGGCCAAGTACCTCGACGACTCCTGCGAGTACGACATTCCGGCCAACCTGCCGGAGAAGGTCACCCGCCAGGTGCAGGAGTACGCGGTCCGCGCGTTCACCGCACTGGACTGCGCCGGCCTGGCCCGGGCCGACTTCTTCGTCACCCCCGAGCTGGACGTCTACCTCAACGAGATCAACACGATGCCGGGCTTCACCCCGACGTCGATGTTCCCGCGGATGTGGGCGGCCTCCGGCCTGGAGTACCCGAAGCTGGTCAACCGGCTGATCCGTACCGCCCAGCGGCGCGGCGTCGGCCTGCACTGA
- a CDS encoding helix-turn-helix domain-containing protein: MAPKTARARRLGIALRHHREAAGLTLETAADEINSTRSTLSRYENAQTLISPATVRALLTSYGVSAEEVAAAVQLAKDARKPGWWVSYSYLLDPRTIDFIALEAEATAIANFEPSVVPGLLQTADYVRGVMRGGPHTLGDDLVEQRVKIRLDRQQRLTGENPAIFDAIIDEGALLRPVGEQSVMNGQLRHLVKMAELPNISVQVIPLSAGYHRGTRGSLHILEFADPEDPIIASVETVAGQMILDRAGETRTCTKIMEHLRSVALSPADSREMLLSVLKGR; this comes from the coding sequence ATGGCCCCGAAGACCGCCCGTGCCCGCCGGCTCGGCATCGCCCTACGCCACCACCGGGAAGCCGCCGGGCTGACGCTGGAGACCGCGGCGGATGAGATCAACAGCACCCGCAGCACCCTCTCCCGGTACGAGAACGCCCAGACCCTGATCAGCCCCGCCACCGTGCGCGCCCTGCTCACGTCGTACGGGGTGAGTGCCGAGGAGGTGGCCGCGGCGGTGCAGCTGGCCAAGGACGCCCGCAAGCCGGGCTGGTGGGTGTCGTACTCGTACCTGCTGGATCCCCGCACCATCGACTTCATCGCACTGGAGGCCGAGGCGACCGCAATCGCCAACTTCGAGCCCTCGGTGGTGCCCGGTCTGTTGCAGACCGCGGACTACGTCCGTGGCGTGATGCGCGGCGGGCCGCACACCCTCGGCGACGACCTGGTGGAGCAGCGGGTCAAGATCCGGCTGGACCGTCAACAACGGCTCACCGGCGAGAACCCGGCCATCTTCGACGCGATCATCGACGAGGGCGCGCTGCTACGCCCGGTCGGTGAGCAGTCGGTGATGAACGGGCAACTGCGGCACCTGGTCAAGATGGCCGAGCTGCCGAACATCAGCGTTCAGGTGATCCCGCTCTCCGCCGGCTACCACCGGGGCACCCGGGGTTCTCTGCACATCCTCGAGTTCGCCGACCCGGAGGACCCGATCATCGCGTCGGTGGAGACCGTCGCAGGTCAGATGATCCTCGACCGCGCCGGCGAGACGCGTACCTGCACCAAGATCATGGAGCATCTCCGAAGCGTGGCGCTCAGCCCGGCGGACAGCCGCGAGATGCTCCTGTCAGTCCTGAAGGGACGGTAG
- a CDS encoding DUF397 domain-containing protein, protein MTPMITAALAAAQWRKSSRSGDEGACVEVATIPRLVAVRDSKDPAGPALLFPAAAWAAFAQAPPRP, encoded by the coding sequence ATGACCCCGATGATCACAGCGGCCTTGGCCGCGGCGCAGTGGCGCAAGAGCAGCCGCAGCGGCGACGAAGGCGCCTGCGTGGAGGTGGCCACGATTCCGCGACTCGTGGCCGTCCGCGACTCCAAAGACCCGGCCGGCCCGGCCCTGCTGTTCCCCGCGGCGGCCTGGGCCGCCTTCGCCCAGGCTCCACCCCGCCCCTGA
- a CDS encoding ROK family protein: protein MGSAGVPVVVGLDNGGTSNNATVLTVDGHFLVDGLLEIPSEVQAGPEAAIEALARALDGALAQTGVPRDLVQAVGLDTPGPASADGVISSRGSTNFSQPAWRGFDVRGALERRLGLPVIYHNDGNAAALYAHHVYFGVDAMNRSSVSAIVGTGLGGGVVESGRVIAGASGMAGELGHVHIPLNGLLGPDQPEPRCACGFTGDVESVASLTGIERNLLPYWLTRYPDHPLAAEPVARAAKLVRGYGERGDALARDLFAQQAMALGRLFTVAANFTDPHAYFVGGGVVEAAPEFRDWFLATVREHTVLREEQAAVATFALVPDRDMAGARGVAIAALETLRTVPESRPLVA, encoded by the coding sequence GTGGGCAGCGCAGGGGTGCCGGTGGTCGTCGGCTTGGACAACGGCGGCACCAGCAACAACGCCACCGTGCTGACGGTGGACGGCCACTTCCTCGTGGACGGCCTGTTGGAGATCCCCAGCGAGGTGCAGGCCGGGCCGGAGGCAGCCATCGAGGCACTGGCTCGGGCACTGGACGGCGCCCTGGCGCAGACCGGCGTGCCACGTGACCTGGTTCAGGCGGTGGGGCTGGACACTCCCGGCCCGGCCAGCGCCGACGGCGTCATCTCGTCGCGGGGGTCCACCAACTTCTCCCAGCCGGCCTGGCGGGGCTTCGACGTGCGAGGAGCGCTGGAGCGACGCCTCGGTCTGCCGGTGATCTATCACAACGACGGCAACGCCGCCGCGCTGTACGCCCACCACGTCTACTTCGGCGTCGACGCGATGAACCGCTCGTCGGTGTCCGCCATCGTCGGCACCGGCCTCGGCGGCGGTGTGGTCGAGAGCGGTCGGGTGATCGCCGGTGCGTCCGGAATGGCCGGCGAGCTCGGCCACGTGCACATCCCGCTGAACGGGCTGCTCGGCCCCGACCAGCCGGAGCCCAGATGTGCCTGCGGCTTCACCGGAGACGTGGAGAGCGTCGCCTCGCTGACCGGCATCGAGCGCAACCTGCTGCCGTACTGGCTGACCCGGTACCCCGACCACCCGCTCGCCGCCGAACCGGTGGCCCGAGCGGCCAAGCTGGTCCGCGGGTACGGCGAGCGGGGGGACGCCCTCGCCCGGGACCTCTTCGCCCAACAGGCGATGGCGCTGGGGCGGCTGTTCACCGTTGCCGCGAACTTCACCGACCCGCACGCGTACTTCGTCGGCGGTGGCGTGGTGGAAGCGGCACCGGAGTTCCGCGACTGGTTCCTGGCGACGGTCCGCGAGCACACAGTGCTCCGTGAGGAGCAGGCGGCGGTGGCCACCTTCGCGCTGGTGCCGGACCGGGACATGGCCGGTGCCCGGGGAGTCGCGATCGCCGCACTGGAAACGCTCCGCACCGTCCCGGAGTCCCGCCCCCTGGTCGCCTGA
- a CDS encoding putative protein N(5)-glutamine methyltransferase, translated as MAPSSHSDRAALVGRLWAAGCVYAEDEAELLLAAAHSPAALADLTDRRVAGEPLEYLLGWAEFCGLRIAVDEGVFVPRARTALLVELAADLTGAAPAVVDLCCGSGATTVALAQRLTPRWLAAADIDPAAVACARRNVVGLNVEVYEGDLFAPLPQRWRGRLDLVVANAPYVPTDAVALMPPEARLHEAPVALDGGPDGLSVLRRVGADAAGWLAPGGHLVVEAGTTQVDTLCDAFRAAGLLPTVRHDDDLDATAVTARRPG; from the coding sequence ATGGCGCCTTCTTCCCACTCCGACCGGGCCGCTCTGGTGGGCCGGTTGTGGGCCGCCGGTTGCGTCTACGCCGAGGACGAGGCCGAGCTGCTGCTGGCCGCCGCGCACAGCCCGGCGGCGTTGGCCGACCTGACCGACCGCCGGGTGGCCGGTGAACCGTTGGAGTACCTGCTCGGTTGGGCGGAGTTCTGCGGCCTGCGGATCGCCGTCGACGAGGGCGTCTTCGTGCCCCGTGCCCGGACCGCCCTGCTGGTGGAGCTGGCGGCCGACCTGACCGGCGCGGCGCCGGCCGTGGTCGACCTCTGCTGCGGTTCCGGGGCCACCACCGTCGCGCTGGCGCAGCGGCTCACGCCGCGCTGGCTGGCCGCCGCCGACATCGACCCGGCGGCCGTGGCATGCGCGCGCCGCAACGTCGTCGGGCTGAACGTCGAGGTGTACGAGGGGGACCTCTTCGCCCCGCTGCCCCAGCGGTGGAGGGGCCGGCTGGACCTGGTGGTCGCCAACGCCCCGTACGTGCCGACCGACGCGGTCGCGCTCATGCCGCCGGAGGCGCGACTGCACGAGGCCCCGGTGGCGCTCGACGGCGGCCCGGACGGGCTCTCCGTGCTGCGCCGGGTGGGTGCCGACGCGGCCGGCTGGCTGGCCCCCGGTGGCCACCTCGTGGTGGAGGCCGGCACCACCCAGGTGGACACGCTCTGCGACGCGTTCCGCGCGGCCGGACTGCTGCCGACCGTCCGCCACGACGACGACCTGGACGCCACAGCGGTAACCGCCCGCCGTCCCGGCTGA